From a single Microbacterium terrisoli genomic region:
- the xylA gene encoding xylose isomerase, with protein MVTPTPADKFTFGLWTIGYNGTDPFGGPTRPPMDVVHVVEKLAELGAYGLTFHDDDLFAFGSTEAERQSQIDRLKGVLASTGLKVPMVTTNLFSPPVFKDGGFTSNDRSVRRYALRKVLRQVDLAAELGATTLVMWGGREGAEYDAAKDIRSALERYREAVNLLSEYVIDKGYDLRFAIEPKPNEPRGDILLPTVGHALAFIGSLAHPDMVGLNPEVGHEQMAGLNFAAGIAQALYHGKLFHIDLNGQRGIKYDQDLVFGHGDLHNAFALVDLLENGGPNGGPAYEGPRHFDYKPSRTEDETGVWDSAAANMRTYLLLKERAAAFRADPEVQQALEASRVAELAQPTLGDGESYAELLADRSAFEDFDANAYFGARGFGFVRLQQLATEHLLGAR; from the coding sequence ATGGTCACCCCCACCCCCGCAGACAAGTTCACCTTCGGACTGTGGACGATCGGCTACAACGGCACCGATCCGTTCGGCGGGCCGACCCGCCCGCCGATGGACGTCGTGCATGTCGTCGAGAAGCTCGCCGAGCTCGGCGCATACGGCCTGACGTTCCACGACGACGACCTGTTCGCGTTCGGCTCCACCGAGGCCGAGCGTCAGAGTCAGATCGACCGCCTCAAGGGCGTGCTGGCCTCCACAGGCCTGAAGGTGCCGATGGTCACCACGAACCTGTTCAGCCCGCCCGTGTTCAAGGACGGCGGGTTCACCTCGAACGACCGCAGCGTGCGCCGCTACGCCCTGCGCAAGGTGCTGCGTCAGGTCGACCTGGCCGCCGAACTGGGCGCCACCACGCTCGTGATGTGGGGCGGCCGCGAGGGCGCCGAATACGACGCGGCGAAAGACATCCGCTCGGCGCTGGAGCGTTACCGCGAGGCGGTGAACCTGCTGTCGGAGTACGTGATCGACAAGGGGTACGACCTGCGGTTCGCGATCGAGCCGAAGCCGAACGAGCCCCGCGGTGACATCCTGCTCCCCACCGTCGGGCACGCCCTCGCGTTCATCGGCTCGCTGGCCCACCCCGACATGGTCGGTCTGAACCCCGAGGTCGGGCACGAGCAGATGGCGGGGCTGAACTTTGCCGCCGGCATCGCGCAGGCGCTCTACCACGGCAAGCTGTTCCACATCGACCTGAACGGTCAGCGCGGCATCAAGTACGACCAGGACCTGGTGTTCGGCCATGGCGACCTGCACAACGCGTTCGCGCTGGTCGACCTGCTCGAAAACGGCGGGCCGAACGGCGGACCGGCCTACGAAGGCCCCCGCCACTTCGACTACAAGCCCTCGCGCACCGAGGACGAGACCGGTGTCTGGGACTCGGCCGCAGCCAACATGCGCACGTACCTGCTGCTCAAGGAGCGGGCAGCGGCCTTCCGCGCCGACCCCGAGGTGCAGCAGGCGCTCGAGGCCTCGCGCGTGGCAGAGCTCGCCCAGCCGACCCTCGGCGACGGCGAGAGCTACGCCGAACTGCTCGCCGACCGGTCGGCGTTCGAGGACTTCGACGCCAACGCGTACTTCGGCGCGCGCGGCTTCGGATTCGTCCGTCTGCAGCAGCTGGCCACCGAGCACCTGCTCGGCGCCCGCTGA
- a CDS encoding ROK family transcriptional regulator — translation MATKQGVRRANLAAVLRLVHREGPLSRAALTQATGLNRSTVGDLVAALADAGLVVEHEPDALRKVGRPSPVVAAVPEIVAIAANPEVDALTIAAVGLDRGIRARVRLERDTLLTPEETAQLIGEQLAQWRRGPLRRSRPVAVGVAVPGPVRASDGFVRAAPHLKWTGAALAPMVTQATRLPAVIGNDANMGAVAEHLFGAAHRQDDVVYLNGGASGIGGGIILGGRLVTGVGGYTGEFGQNRPAVACEDDRRSPDGVLEDEVSRARLLEAVGLRGVDDAQLAAALAAGASGGAAEGGAGASAAAEVARQRRILATALANAVNALNPSVVVLGGFLAILAAADVPGLLADVQAQTMDATSEHLEIRPATLADDRLLIGAAEAAFAALLHDPLG, via the coding sequence ATGGCGACCAAACAGGGAGTGCGCAGAGCGAACCTGGCCGCCGTGCTGCGGCTCGTCCATCGCGAGGGTCCGCTCTCTCGCGCGGCGCTCACGCAGGCGACGGGGCTGAACCGCTCCACGGTCGGAGACCTGGTCGCCGCCCTCGCCGATGCGGGCCTGGTCGTCGAGCACGAGCCCGATGCGCTGCGCAAAGTGGGGCGGCCGTCGCCGGTGGTCGCCGCGGTGCCCGAGATCGTCGCGATCGCCGCCAACCCCGAGGTGGACGCGCTCACGATCGCCGCCGTGGGCCTGGACCGCGGCATCCGCGCGCGTGTGCGCCTGGAGCGAGACACCCTGCTCACACCCGAAGAGACGGCACAGCTGATCGGCGAGCAGCTCGCGCAGTGGCGTCGCGGCCCGCTGCGCAGGTCGCGGCCGGTCGCGGTCGGCGTCGCCGTACCGGGGCCGGTGCGCGCCTCGGACGGATTCGTGCGGGCCGCACCGCACCTGAAGTGGACCGGTGCCGCCCTCGCGCCGATGGTCACGCAGGCCACACGACTGCCCGCCGTGATCGGCAACGACGCCAACATGGGTGCCGTCGCCGAGCATCTGTTCGGAGCCGCGCACCGCCAGGACGACGTCGTCTACCTCAACGGCGGCGCCAGCGGCATCGGCGGCGGGATCATCCTCGGCGGCAGGCTCGTGACCGGCGTCGGCGGGTACACCGGGGAGTTCGGCCAGAACCGCCCCGCCGTCGCGTGCGAGGACGACCGCCGCAGTCCCGACGGCGTGCTCGAAGACGAGGTGAGCCGTGCGCGTCTGCTCGAGGCGGTCGGACTGCGCGGTGTCGACGACGCCCAACTGGCCGCGGCGCTGGCCGCGGGGGCTTCCGGCGGCGCGGCAGAGGGCGGCGCGGGGGCGAGCGCCGCCGCCGAAGTCGCCCGGCAGCGGCGCATCCTCGCCACGGCGCTGGCCAACGCGGTCAATGCGTTGAACCCGTCGGTCGTCGTGCTCGGCGGGTTTCTCGCGATCCTCGCGGCCGCCGATGTGCCGGGCCTGCTCGCCGACGTCCAGGCGCAGACGATGGATGCCACCTCCGAGCACCTCGAGATCCGCCCGGCCACGCTCGCCGACGACCGCCTGCTGATCGGGGCCGCCGAAGCCGCGTTCGCGGCGCTCCTGCACGATCCCCTCGGCTGA
- a CDS encoding dihydrolipoamide acetyltransferase family protein, producing MPRLSDTMTEGAIAQWLKAEGDKIERGDVLAEIETDKAVMDLEAYEAGVLEKILVQPGENVAIGAPIAVIGDGSGSGSGGGSDAAAPAAAPAEAAAPAAEDAAEQQAEAPAQTPAETAAPAAPAAQAQPAPSPADETDAEEAEPPASSGSRIKATPLVRSLARSHGIDLATITGTGPGGRIVRADVEQLLGSDGAGQKQAAPAAASAPTAPAAAAPAPSAAPVATALDDDERVPMSQIRKVTARRLTEAALVPVFQLTTVLDASRLTEVRRDINTRLAESGVKISVNDLVVRAVAVALAAHPEVNASFGGDAILRHKHVNVGVAVALEDGLVVPVVKDADRKSVSAIGAEVKDLAARARAGRLKVDEMTGGTFSVSNLGMFGIDSFTAVINPPEAAILAVGSTVDEPVVIDGEVQVRPRTRLTLTVDHRVLDGASAAAFLRDLTQLLAEPLRILV from the coding sequence ATGCCCCGCCTTTCGGACACGATGACCGAAGGTGCCATCGCCCAGTGGCTCAAAGCCGAGGGCGACAAGATCGAGCGCGGCGACGTGCTCGCCGAGATCGAGACCGACAAGGCGGTGATGGATCTCGAGGCCTATGAAGCAGGCGTGCTCGAGAAGATCCTGGTGCAGCCGGGTGAGAACGTCGCGATCGGGGCGCCCATCGCCGTGATCGGCGACGGCTCCGGCTCTGGCTCCGGTGGAGGGTCGGATGCCGCGGCCCCCGCGGCCGCTCCCGCCGAGGCCGCCGCCCCCGCCGCCGAAGACGCCGCCGAGCAGCAGGCCGAAGCGCCTGCCCAGACGCCTGCCGAGACCGCGGCTCCCGCCGCGCCCGCTGCACAAGCGCAGCCGGCCCCGTCGCCTGCGGACGAGACCGACGCCGAAGAGGCCGAGCCCCCCGCATCGTCGGGGTCGCGGATCAAGGCGACCCCGCTCGTGCGCTCGCTCGCACGCAGCCACGGCATCGACCTCGCCACGATCACCGGCACCGGCCCGGGTGGCCGGATCGTCCGTGCCGACGTCGAGCAGCTGCTCGGCTCCGACGGCGCCGGGCAGAAGCAGGCCGCGCCGGCTGCGGCATCCGCCCCCACCGCCCCGGCCGCTGCCGCGCCCGCCCCGTCGGCCGCACCCGTCGCGACCGCGCTGGACGACGATGAGCGCGTGCCGATGTCGCAGATCCGCAAGGTGACCGCGCGTCGGCTGACCGAGGCGGCGCTCGTCCCGGTGTTCCAGCTGACGACGGTGCTGGATGCCTCGCGCCTGACCGAGGTGCGCCGTGACATCAACACGCGGTTGGCCGAATCGGGCGTGAAGATCAGCGTCAACGACCTGGTCGTGCGCGCCGTGGCCGTGGCCCTGGCCGCACACCCCGAGGTGAACGCCTCGTTCGGCGGTGACGCGATCCTGCGGCACAAGCACGTGAACGTGGGTGTCGCCGTCGCGCTCGAAGACGGCCTGGTGGTGCCCGTGGTCAAGGATGCCGACCGCAAGTCGGTCTCGGCGATCGGCGCCGAGGTCAAGGACCTCGCCGCCCGTGCGCGCGCCGGCCGTCTGAAAGTCGACGAGATGACCGGCGGCACGTTCTCGGTCTCGAACCTCGGCATGTTCGGCATCGACTCGTTCACCGCCGTGATCAACCCGCCTGAGGCGGCGATCCTGGCGGTCGGGTCGACGGTCGACGAGCCCGTCGTGATCGACGGCGAAGTGCAGGTGCGCCCGCGCACCCGGCTGACGCTGACCGTCGACCACCGCGTGCTCGACGGCGCGTCCGCCGCGGCGTTCCTGCGCGATCTCACGCAACTGCTCGCCGAGCCGCTGCGGATCCTGGTGTGA